The following are from one region of the Salvia splendens isolate huo1 chromosome 2, SspV2, whole genome shotgun sequence genome:
- the LOC121766472 gene encoding probable carbohydrate esterase At4g34215: MNRLVWLTILCCSTLVSSQNKPQSIFILAGQSNMAGRAGIINGQWGNEVPPECKPSPQIQRLSAKLVWEEAHDPLHVDIDHRVSGIGPGMSFANAVLAKDPNIGVIGLVPCAVGGTSIDEWKKGMKLYNDMIDRTKAALKDGGSLRALLWYQGESDTSVLQEAETYKVKFEKFVVDVRADLQAPTLPVVQVIVTSGDGDFVKEMRENQKTINLPNLKQVDSKGLELQLDNLHLTIESEIKVGHMLADAFLQF, translated from the exons ATGAATCGCCTTGTTTGGTTAACGATTTTGTGCTGCTCAACATTAGTAAGCAGCCAAAACAAACCCCAAAGCATATTCATACTTGCCGGACAAAGCAACATGGCCGGACGAGCCGGGATTATAAATGGCCAGTGGGGTAACGAGGTCCCTCCGGAGTGCAAGCCCAGCCCACAGATCCAAAGGCTAAGTGCCAAGCTTGTGTGGGAGGAGGCGCATGATCCTCTCCACGTGGACATTGACCACAGGGTCTCCGGGATAGGCCCAGGGATGTCCTTTGCCAACGCAGTGTTGGCAAAGGACCCCAACATCGGGGTGATTGGCCTGGTCCCATGCGCAGTTGGAGGAACCTCCATAGACGAGTGGAAGAAGGGGATGAAGTTGTACAATGACATGATCGATCGGACTAAGGCCGCCCTAAAGGACGGAGGGTCTCTCCGGGCTCTTCTATGGTACCAAGGCGAGTCCGACACGTCAGTGTTACAGGAGGCCGAGACGTACAAagttaaatttgaaaaatttgttGTCGACGTGCGTGCTGACTTGCAGGCCCCCACATTGCCAGTGGTCCAG GTGATAGTGACATCTGGTGATGGTGATTTCGTAAAAGAAATGAGAGAGAACCAGAAAACTATCAATTTGCCAAACTTGAAGCAAGTGGATTCGAAGGGGCTCGAGCTCCAGTTGGACAACTTGCATCTCACGATCGAGTCGGAGATCAAGGTCGGGCACATGTTGGCTGACGCCTTCCTCCAGTTCTAG
- the LOC121766461 gene encoding cyclin-D3-1-like, giving the protein MLPHTPFLDPLFCDEDHFDSTENQETSYPLNAHSFLNLSEPDHGNDEELTSLLHKEQQSAPQQQDPTPNPTREQVVQWMLRVVAYYSFSPLTALLAVTYLDRFLHRCDKPWMFQLAAVASLSLAAKVDETDVPLLLDFQVEEPIYVFQPKNIQKMEILILSTLEWKMNLVTPFSFLDYLARRLGLNEHLCRDFLTRCERLILSVVTDSRFMGYLPSTMATATMVHVIASIEPSIDLEQQDRLLGILGINKDEVRNCCTLIQEVATNVGNKRKLGSLPCSPKGVFDLSFISDSSNDSWAVASNSSSVSSSPQFKKIKTHQFLEF; this is encoded by the exons ATGCTTCCCCACACTCCCTTCCTCGACCCTCTCTTCTGCGACGAAGACCATTTCGACTCCACCGAAAATCAAGAAACCTCCTATCCCTTAAACGCCCATTCTTTCCTCAATCTCTCCGAACCAGACCACGGCAACGACGAGGAGCTCACCTCATTATTGCACAAAGAGCAGCAAAGCGCACCGCAGCAACAAGATCCAACGCCTAACCCCACAAGGGAACAAGTAGTTCAATGGATGCTTCGAGTGGTTGCCTACTATTCCTTCTCCCCTCTCACTGCGCTTCTTGCAGTCACCTATCTCGATAGATTCCTCCACAGATGCGACAAGCCGTGGATGTTTCAGCTCGCTGCTGTTGCTTCTCTCTCCCTCGCTGCAAAAGTTGACGAAACCGATGTCCCTCTTCTTCTCGATTTTCAA GTGGAGGAGCCCATTTATGTGTTTCAGCCCAAAAACATCCAGAAAATGGAGATTTTGATTCTGTCTACGCTTGAGTGGAAGATGAATCTCGTCACCCCATTTTCGTTTCTTGATTACCTTGCAAGAAGGCTGGGGTTGAATGAGCATCTTTGTAGGGATTTTCTCACCAGATGCGAGCGATTGATTCTCTCTGTTGTAACTg ACAGCAGATTCATGGGGTATCTGCCTTCTACAATGGCGACTGCTACAATGGTGCATGTGATAGCCAGCATTGAACCCTCCATCGATTTGGAACAACAAGATCGACTATTGGGAATTCTTGGAATCAACAAG GACGAGGTGAGAAACTGCTGTACGCTAATTCAAGAAGTGGCAACAAATGTCGGAAACAAGAGAAAGTTAGGATCTTTGCCTTGTAGCCCGAAAGGGGTGTTTGATCTGTCATTCATCTCTGATTCATCCAACGATTCTTGGGCAGTGGCTTCAAATTCTTCCTCAGTTTCCTCCTCGCCGCAGTTCAAGAAAATCAAGACACATCAATTTTTAGAATTCTAA